The genomic window CAAAGCAACCAAGTTCCTCAGCCACCTCCGGAAGGGCGGCTTCTACAGGGAAATCGAGTTCGGGAAGAAGTTCTACCTCGGCGATTTCAAGGCGAAGCTCTATCCGGCTGGACACATGCTCGGCTCGGCAGGGATAAAGCTGTGGCTCGAAAACGGCACGCTGTTCTACACCGGCGACACCAAGTGGTTCAAGATGAGGACTGCGGAAAAAAGCCGCTTTCCGAGGGCAGACTTCCTCATCATTGAGGCCACCTTTGGCGTTCCGCACTTCACGTTTCCAACGCCGCGGGAAGCCGAGAAAAAGCTAATCGCCTTCGTCGAGGAGGCCCTTGAGAGAGGTAGAAGACCGGTTCTCTACGTCAACCAGATGGGGAAAGCCCAGGAGGTCATGAAGATACTCGACCTTCACGGCTACACAGTCAAAGCATCGAGGGAGATGCTCAAGGTGGCGCGCGTTTATTCGAAGTTCGGGGTTAGGTTCGGCAACATCTCGGCCGACGGCGAGGTCGTCCTTCGCTCCTACCGCTCGCCCCGGGTTGAGAACTCCATCTCACCCTGGGAGCTTACGGTTTCCGGTTTTGGACGGTTAAAGCTCAGCAACCACGCCGACTTCTGGGAGCTGGTCCGAATAGTGGAGAAGGTGCACCCGGAGAGAATTTTCACTGTTTATGGCTTTGCAGAGGAGTTCGCGAGGATTTTGAGGGGACTCGGCTACGATGCTCAGCCAGTATCCCAGAATTCCACCATGAGCTTGCCGACATTATGACAAAAACATGAATCCAGCAGGATAAAAACTCAAACTTTTTCCTTTGAAAGCCATTTAAACAGAGAAATCTTCCAAAAAATTGGCCAAAAAGCTAATATTTTTTAAACTCGTATAAGTTTGATGGACCCACTGTGAGTTATGGATAGCGTGGCAGTGCCTTGAATCCGCCCTGAAAAATAGGTCGGTCGTGCCAATAAGCTAAAAGGGGGTGGTAGCCAAGCGCCCCTTCCCTTCTTCTCCCATTACCCCAGGGGGTGAACCCATGGAGGCCCTAACCAGACGAAGGTTTCGCCCGAAGTGGGTTACCGGGCTAAGGCCCAGGCTTGAGGAGATTATGAATAAGGGCATCGGCAGGGGTTCTCTTCTCGGGAGGGGTCGGATAGTCAGCGACATGCTCGAAGTTACGGAGCTCACGTTGGTAAAAGAGCCCAGAGAGATGGAAGTCAGGGTGGACGGAAGGGAGGTCAGGTTCGTTTATCCCCTCAGAGGAAACGAGAGCTTCGATGACGTCTACTACCCGCTCGTCCGTATGCTGAGCAACCTTTGATCTTTCCCCGTTCTTTTCAGATTTTAGTCACCGATGCACATTAAAAGACGAAAAACTTTATAAACCCCAAGCTTTTAGTTACTACTGGTAACCAAAAGGTTGAGGGGGTGAGGGTATGGTCTGGAGGAGGGACCGCTACTGGGACCCCTTCGACCTGATGAGGGAGATTCAGGAGGAGATCGACGCCATCTTCAGGGACGTCTTTAGGGGCCCAAGACTCTGGAGCTACCGCGAGCCAAGCGAGCGCTACGAGTTCGTCAGCGAGACCTGGCGCGAGCCATTCGTGGACATCTTCGACAGGGGA from Thermococcus sp. MAR1 includes these protein-coding regions:
- a CDS encoding MBL fold metallo-hydrolase, whose amino-acid sequence is MIIGKVGLDSSAKLAFQSHAHTDHFVSGEVIYSTKATKFLSHLRKGGFYREIEFGKKFYLGDFKAKLYPAGHMLGSAGIKLWLENGTLFYTGDTKWFKMRTAEKSRFPRADFLIIEATFGVPHFTFPTPREAEKKLIAFVEEALERGRRPVLYVNQMGKAQEVMKILDLHGYTVKASREMLKVARVYSKFGVRFGNISADGEVVLRSYRSPRVENSISPWELTVSGFGRLKLSNHADFWELVRIVEKVHPERIFTVYGFAEEFARILRGLGYDAQPVSQNSTMSLPTL